The proteins below come from a single Corvus cornix cornix isolate S_Up_H32 chromosome 23, ASM73873v5, whole genome shotgun sequence genomic window:
- the TMEM200B gene encoding transmembrane protein 200B → MTAESAESNGPMREPEQGGPKVPVPPVPPRRRGRRLRRKPPMEPPLKGQLRMRSPAGAFVMVGISVVLVGMTIAVVGYWPHRGHGGTGASAGNTSVVGDMRREVAAGRHVPHSEKLKLIGPVIMGIGLFIFICANTMLYENRDMETRRLMQKGLYGLAVGLPEGTSPEDGHCQHGDSQPVPRANAECVEGCYQVDLSCQPCPGPGSKWSDCYGPNRLQTMAEFLQHPAASPAASPHSLRSTEINLSLPCRAGAESLLSSAVGALALPIIKLNNCLLDGAARAAGGRAERGPAEHPPKTPQLSQAPLSISDSTAPCGQDGGGGDGGGGHIVINMGGGCPGAEPLVELSPDVHLHIPGHSKSLDLGQPGVLLVAPIKDRKNRSWPRLDHVSLVGLAKLESTGESSDRLLEPSEPPSRGEPRPSSWVVGMEQGTRV, encoded by the coding sequence ATGACTGCGGAGAGCGCCGAATCCAACGGGCCCATGCGGGAGCCGGAGCAGGGGGGCCCCAAGGTGCCGGTGCCCCCTGTCCCACCgcggcgccggggccgccgcctGCGGCGCAAGCCCCCAATGGAGCCCCCGCTGAAGGGGCAGCTCCGCATGCGCTCACCCGCAGGAGCCTTCGTCATGGTGGGCATCTCGGTGGTGCTGGTGGGCATGACCATTGCCGTGGTGGGCTACTGGCCTCACCGGGGACATGGGGGCACTGGGGCCAGCGCGGGGAACACCAGTGTGGTGGGGGACATGAGGAGGGAGGTGGCGGCTGGGCGCCACGTGCCCCACAGCGAGAAGCTGAAGCTGATCGGCCCCGTCATCATGGGCATCGGGCTCTTCATCTTCATCTGCGCCAACACGATGCTGTATGAGAACAGGGACATGGAGACCCGGCGGCTGATGCAGAAGGGGCTCTACGGCCTGGCAGTGGGGCTGCCCGAGGGGACCAGCCCCGAGGATGGCCACTGCCAGCACGGGGACAGCCAGCCCGTCCCCAGGGCCAACGCTGAGTGTGTGGAGGGCTGTTACCAGGTGGACCTgtcctgccagccctgtcctggcccTGGCAGCAAGTGGTCCGACTGCTACGGCCCCAACAGGCTCCAGACCATGGCCGAgttcctgcagcacccagcagcttcccctgcGGCCTCTCCCCATAGTCTCCGCTCCACTGAGATCAACCTGAGCCTCCCGTGCCGTGCCGGAGCCGAGTCCCTCCTGTCCTCGGCTGTTGgggccctggcactgcccatcATCAAGCTCAACAACTGCTTGCTGGACGGGGCAGCACGGGCGGCTGGCgggagggcagagaggggcCCTGCTGAGCATCCCCCCAAAACAccacagctctcccaggctcCGCTTTCCATCAGTGACAGCACCGCACCCTGCGGCCAGGACGGTGGcggtggtgatggtggtggtggccACATTGTCATCAACATGGGTGGTGGCTGTCCCGGCGCGGAGCCGCTGGTGGAGCTCAGCCCCGATGTGCACCTCCACATCCCGGGACATTCCAAATCCCTGGACCTTGGCCAGccgggggtgctgctggtggcccCCATCAAGGACCGCAAGAACCGGAGCTGGCCCCGGCTGGACCACGTCAGCCTGGTGGGCTTAGCCAAACTGGAAAGTACTGGCGAGTCCTCGGACCggctgctggagcccagcgAGCCCCCAAGTCGGGGTGAGCCCCGACCCAGCTCCTGGGTagtggggatggagcagggcacgCGAGTCTGA